One window from the genome of Haloprofundus halobius encodes:
- a CDS encoding WD40/YVTN/BNR-like repeat-containing protein: MTTQYAALRNVLLVVRGGPGEWLVDKRLADHDIECVAAAPDGKTAFCGTFDAGFWRTDTEGQTWHRVGDETLTDPVMSVAVDPNDPDRVWTGTEPSAVYRSDDGGETWEQCGGLTDLPSADEWSFPPRPDTHHVRWLEVDPSDSDHLYVGVEAGALVQTHDGGETWEDRVPSARRDNHSLATHPDAPDRVWSAAGDGYAESDDGGETWDHPQKGLDHRYCWSVAVGREAKNVLVSAASGPRSAHNVDAAEAYVYRRRPGEPWKRLDGLPTGEGVTRPVLSTGGNGSFYALSNRGLYRSQNSGKSWTRVDIPWPEAYESQTARGLAVVTES; the protein is encoded by the coding sequence ATGACAACACAGTACGCAGCGTTGCGAAACGTCCTCCTCGTCGTCCGCGGTGGGCCGGGTGAGTGGCTCGTCGACAAGCGCTTGGCCGACCACGACATCGAGTGCGTCGCCGCCGCACCCGACGGGAAGACGGCGTTCTGCGGAACGTTCGACGCGGGGTTCTGGCGAACCGACACCGAGGGACAGACGTGGCACCGCGTCGGCGACGAGACGCTCACCGACCCGGTGATGTCGGTGGCCGTCGACCCGAACGACCCCGACCGCGTCTGGACCGGGACCGAACCGAGCGCCGTCTATCGCTCCGACGACGGGGGAGAAACGTGGGAGCAGTGCGGGGGGCTGACCGACCTCCCCTCCGCCGACGAGTGGTCGTTCCCGCCGCGGCCCGACACCCACCACGTCCGCTGGCTTGAGGTCGACCCCTCGGATTCCGATCACCTGTACGTCGGCGTCGAGGCGGGCGCGCTGGTACAGACCCACGACGGCGGCGAGACGTGGGAGGACCGCGTGCCGTCGGCGCGGCGGGACAATCACAGCCTCGCGACCCACCCGGACGCTCCCGACCGAGTGTGGTCGGCGGCGGGCGACGGCTACGCCGAGAGCGACGACGGCGGCGAGACGTGGGACCATCCGCAGAAGGGACTCGACCACCGCTACTGCTGGAGCGTCGCGGTGGGGCGCGAGGCGAAGAACGTGCTCGTCTCGGCGGCCAGCGGCCCTCGGTCGGCGCACAACGTTGACGCCGCGGAGGCGTACGTCTATCGGCGTCGGCCCGGCGAACCGTGGAAGCGCCTCGACGGCCTCCCCACTGGTGAGGGGGTGACGCGTCCGGTACTGTCGACGGGCGGCAACGGGTCGTTCTACGCGCTGTCGAACCGCGGACTCTATCGGTCGCAGAACAGCGGAAAGTCGTGGACGCGCGTCGACATCCCGTGGCCGGAGGCGTACGAGTCACAGACGGCACGCGGACTGGCGGTAGTCACGGAGTCGTAG
- the uvrA gene encoding excinuclease ABC subunit UvrA, translating to MSKDYIEVRGAEEHNLKDLDVRIPRETFTVVTGLSGSGKSSLAFETIYAEGQRRYIESLSAYARNFLGQMDKPQVEAVEGLSPAISIDQKNAANNPRSTVGTVTELHDYLRLLYARVGTPHCPECGREVGEQSAQQMVRRILELPEGTRAKIAAPVVRDQKGAFEDLFDELVSEGYSRVEVDGEEYDLAMEKPELDENYDHTVDVVVDRVKISEEARSRITDSVETALEEADGVLKVVVPSPPAADEFHLGTEARATGDLAGGGDERLVVEFSEELACTHCGIDFSEIETRSFSFNSPHGACPECEGIGNTKEIDPDLVVEDASKPIKHVFEPWSYKRSYYRTRLDSVADHFGVNVSTPFEELDDDVQRQFLYGTDRQVVFERQTRNGVRRKTKRFEGVIPNLERRHVETESKGTREHIEEYMAVTTCPACDGTRLKPQSRSVYVDGTAITEVNRMSIGDALAHFESLEADLTDRERTIAEEILKEIRARLGFMTEVGLDYLTLDREASTLSGGESQRIRLATQVGSGLVGVLYVLDEPSIGLHQRDNDKLLDTLEGLRDLGNTLLVVEHDEETMRRADNIIDMGPGPGKRGGEVVVQGDFDEVCEADGSITADYLSGRKDIDVPETRRERDGELTVRGARQHNLKDLDVSLPLGTFTAITGVSGSGKSTLIHDILYKGLAREMNNNTSVDPGDHDEIEGIDQIETVRLIDQSPIGRTPRSNPATYTGVFDYVRELFAETKLSKQRGYEKGRFSFNVKGGRCEECGGQGDVKIEMNFLSDVYVPCEECGGKRYNDETLDVTYKDKTIADVLAMEVDEAYEFFEANSQIRRRLQLLKDVGLGYMTLGQPSTTLSGGEAQRIKLAEELGKKDTGDTLYLLDEPTTGLHKEDERKLIDVLHRLVDNGSTVTVIEHELDLVKNADHVLDLGPEGGEHGGEVVAAGTPEEVAREESSYTGQYLRDMLPAVDIEGPRADKREPAKPTTDD from the coding sequence ATCTCCATCGACCAGAAGAACGCCGCCAACAACCCCCGTTCGACGGTCGGAACCGTCACCGAACTCCACGACTACCTCCGTCTGCTGTACGCCCGCGTCGGGACGCCGCACTGTCCGGAGTGCGGCCGCGAGGTCGGCGAGCAGAGCGCCCAACAGATGGTGCGGCGCATACTCGAACTTCCGGAGGGAACGCGCGCGAAGATCGCCGCGCCGGTCGTCCGCGACCAGAAGGGCGCGTTCGAGGACCTGTTCGACGAACTCGTCTCCGAGGGCTACTCCCGTGTCGAAGTCGACGGCGAGGAGTACGACCTCGCGATGGAGAAACCCGAGTTGGACGAGAACTACGACCACACCGTTGACGTCGTCGTCGACCGGGTGAAGATTTCGGAGGAGGCGCGTTCGCGCATCACCGACTCCGTGGAGACGGCGCTCGAAGAGGCCGACGGCGTCCTGAAGGTCGTCGTCCCCAGCCCGCCCGCGGCCGACGAGTTCCACCTCGGCACCGAGGCCCGCGCGACCGGTGACCTCGCCGGCGGCGGCGACGAACGCCTCGTCGTCGAGTTCTCCGAGGAACTCGCCTGCACACACTGCGGCATCGACTTCTCCGAGATCGAGACGCGCTCCTTTTCGTTCAACTCGCCGCACGGCGCGTGTCCCGAGTGTGAGGGCATCGGCAACACGAAGGAAATCGACCCCGACCTCGTCGTCGAAGACGCCTCGAAACCCATCAAACACGTCTTCGAGCCGTGGAGCTACAAGCGGTCGTACTACCGAACGCGGCTCGACTCCGTCGCCGACCACTTCGGCGTGAACGTCTCGACGCCGTTCGAGGAACTCGACGACGACGTCCAGCGGCAGTTCCTCTACGGCACCGACCGGCAGGTCGTCTTCGAGCGCCAGACCCGAAACGGCGTCCGGCGGAAGACGAAGCGCTTCGAGGGCGTCATCCCGAACCTCGAACGCCGCCACGTCGAGACCGAGTCGAAGGGGACCCGCGAGCACATCGAGGAGTACATGGCCGTGACGACCTGTCCGGCCTGCGACGGGACGCGCCTGAAACCTCAGTCGCGCTCCGTCTACGTCGACGGCACGGCCATCACCGAAGTGAACCGGATGAGCATCGGCGACGCGCTCGCGCACTTCGAGAGTCTGGAGGCGGACCTCACCGACCGCGAGCGGACCATCGCCGAGGAGATTCTCAAGGAGATTCGCGCGCGTCTCGGCTTCATGACCGAGGTCGGTCTCGACTACCTGACGCTCGACCGGGAGGCGTCGACGCTCTCGGGCGGCGAGAGCCAACGGATTCGACTGGCGACGCAGGTCGGGTCGGGGCTCGTCGGCGTGCTGTACGTGCTCGACGAACCCTCTATCGGCCTCCACCAGCGCGACAACGACAAACTGCTCGACACGCTCGAAGGCCTCCGGGACCTCGGCAACACGCTGCTCGTCGTCGAACACGACGAGGAGACGATGCGCCGCGCGGACAACATCATCGACATGGGTCCCGGACCGGGCAAGCGCGGCGGCGAAGTCGTCGTCCAGGGCGACTTCGACGAGGTCTGTGAGGCCGACGGCTCGATTACCGCCGACTACCTCTCGGGCCGGAAGGATATCGATGTCCCCGAGACGCGGCGCGAGCGCGACGGCGAACTCACGGTCCGGGGCGCGCGTCAGCACAACCTGAAAGACCTCGACGTGTCGCTACCGCTCGGTACATTCACGGCCATCACGGGCGTCTCGGGGTCGGGGAAGTCGACGCTGATCCACGACATCCTCTACAAGGGGCTGGCCCGGGAGATGAACAACAACACCTCCGTCGACCCCGGCGACCACGACGAAATCGAGGGAATCGACCAAATCGAGACGGTTCGGCTCATCGACCAGTCGCCCATCGGTCGGACGCCGCGGTCGAACCCGGCGACGTACACCGGCGTCTTCGACTACGTCCGCGAACTCTTTGCCGAAACGAAGCTCTCGAAGCAGCGCGGCTACGAGAAGGGTCGCTTCTCGTTCAACGTCAAGGGCGGCCGCTGCGAGGAGTGCGGCGGCCAGGGCGACGTCAAAATCGAGATGAACTTCCTCTCGGACGTGTACGTCCCCTGCGAGGAGTGCGGCGGCAAACGCTACAACGACGAGACGCTCGACGTCACCTACAAGGACAAGACCATCGCCGACGTGCTCGCGATGGAGGTCGACGAGGCCTACGAGTTCTTCGAGGCGAACTCCCAGATTCGCCGACGCCTGCAGCTGCTCAAGGACGTCGGCCTCGGCTACATGACGCTCGGCCAGCCGTCGACGACGCTCTCGGGCGGCGAGGCTCAGCGCATCAAACTCGCCGAAGAGTTGGGCAAGAAGGACACCGGCGACACGCTGTACCTGCTCGACGAACCGACGACCGGCCTGCACAAAGAAGACGAGCGGAAGCTCATCGACGTGCTCCATCGACTGGTCGACAACGGCAGCACCGTCACCGTCATCGAACACGAACTCGACCTGGTAAAGAACGCCGACCACGTCCTCGACCTCGGCCCCGAAGGCGGCGAGCACGGCGGTGAAGTCGTCGCCGCCGGGACGCCCGAGGAGGTCGCTCGCGAGGAGTCGTCGTACACGGGACAGTACCTCCGTGACATGCTCCCGGCCGTCGATATCGAGGGACCGCGCGCGGACAAGCGCGAACCCGCGAAGCCGACGACGGACGACTGA